In a single window of the Nilaparvata lugens isolate BPH chromosome 1, ASM1435652v1, whole genome shotgun sequence genome:
- the LOC120353265 gene encoding uncharacterized protein LOC120353265 encodes MVFILQVTNCNQDLLTYSDDVENDNGVEFAIDNSPLVADVPAQEAQGEQYQTGADYGPDYLSENEEQNNYQDHSSSSSDNQDDSPNLDCTPDEFNTTSELSTVSNCWNYTGGAR; translated from the exons ATGGTTTTTATTCTCCAGGTGACAAACTGCAACCAAGATTTGTTGACATACTCAGACGATGTGGAAAATGATAATGGAGTTGAGTTTGCCATAGATAACAGTCCATTAGTCGCGGATGTTCCTGCTCAAGAAGCTCAG GGTGAACAATACCAAACTGGGGCAGACTATGGCCCTGATTATCTTTCAGAGAATGAGGAGCAGAACAACTATCAGGATCATTCATCTTCAAGCTCAGACAATCAAGATGATAGCCCAAATTTGGATTGTACACCTGATGAATTCAACACTACTTCGGAATTGTCTACAGTTTCAAACTGTTGGAACTACACTGGAGGAGCCAGGTGA